Genomic DNA from Cydia strobilella chromosome 19, ilCydStro3.1, whole genome shotgun sequence:
GTAACGGGAGCACAGGTCCCTAGTCGACAGGCCCCGGGCACCCCCGGTCAGAGTAAATCTGCCTCCGGAGAGGAAGTTGCCCCCCCATCGATGCCCAAGCCAACGACAGCCGAACCCTCGGAGGATGAACTCCTTGGCACTGGTGATGAACCAGCCGGGACATCATCCGACGGTGAGTACCTGTCGGCTTGGATAGAGACGGGGCTGGCCGACATGTTGAAGGAGGGAGGGGAGATGCAAGACGGAGACCCCACCACCGACAACATGGACACCGGCTAGTGTCCTACAAGCAAACCTCCAGCACAGCGTGGCCGCTACGGCCCAACTGAGACGCTGCCTGGTAGGTTTGCCAACAGCCGTTGCCCTCCTACAAGAACCATGGGTGGGCAACGGTCACATACGCGGGCTCTCCGACACGAAAGGTAAGCTCTATTACTCCACGGTACACGCCGTCCCTAGGGCTTGTATCCTAACCACTAACAATATCATTGCACAACCGCTCACTGAGttctgttccagagacctgtgtgcgattaaactacaagttccacTGCCAACAGGCTGTCGCGACCTAGTCCTCGCCTCGGCGTACATGCCCGGAGAGGACGAGCCGCCGCCCGCCGAACTACAACGACTGGTCAGCCACTGCGAGAGAGTGGGCCTCGCATTAATCATCGGGGCCGACTCCAACGCACACCACCCGCTGTGGGGAATGGAGACCAGTAACAACAGAGGTAAGACACTTGTTGAATATCTTGTGACTACTaatctaaacattttaaatgtaggtgCCGAACCAACATTCGTAAACAAACGATGCAGGACGATTATTGACCTGACTCTGGCTTCGGAGGAGGTCAGTGAACTAGTCATGGGATGGCACGTCTCCCAGGAGGCCTCTTGCTCAGACCATAGATGGATTCGCTTCAATCTACTAGCATCTTGTGACACACCAACCGCCCGAAGGAATCCCAGGAAAACGGACCGAGCCACCTTCAGGAATGTCCTAGGTGAAAGCCTCGACCTGCTTCCTCCGAGGGACGACTTCCGGGAACCGACTGAAATAGAACAGCAGGTAAACATTTTAACCGATGCCCTCGTAGACAGCTACCACAAGGCGTGTCCCTTAAAACCACCGGCAAGGACTGCCATAACGGGACACAAGTGGTGGGGTCCAGAACTGGAGAGACTCCGACGGAAAACCAGGAGACTCTTCAACAGGGCCATGAACACAACGGCCGAGGTAGACTGGGACAACTACTATGAAGCCAAggccaattacaaaaaaagactgCGGTACTGGAGATCCTTATCATGGAGGAACTTCTGCAGCAGCATCGAAACACTAGACCACGCCAACCGTGTAAGGAAAACATTAGCGTACAAGACCACATCACAATTGGGCTCACTCCGGAGACCCGATGGCACGTACACATCTTCCCCTGCAGAGACCCAACGCCTTCTCCTGGAAACTCACTTTCCAGGATGCGTAAGTCTCGCCGATGAAGATCAGCAGGATGAGGTATACAGTACAGCAGACAACAACTGGCAAATGGCGCACAGAGTCGTCACCGCTGAGAAACTCAGGTGGGCTATAAACAGTTTCCATCCCTTCAAGGCGGCTGGTCCGGATGGGATCTTCCCTGCTCTCCTACAGTGGGGTCTAGAGCTCATCCAGGAAACCCTGACCAACATCATGGCAGCATGCCTAGCCTGGGGGTACGTGCCCAGGAGATGGAGGGATGTGAACGTGATATTCATACCAAAACCAGGTAAGAATGACTACACGGCGGCTAAATCCTTCAGGCCCATCAGTCTCACATCATTCCTGCTGAAAACACTGGAAAAACTGTGCGACAGGGATTTGAGGGATCGAACGCTAAAGAACACACCGATGCACAACAACCAGCACGCGTACAGCTCAGGTAAATCCACAGAATCGGCACTACACATGGTCGTCAGCCGCATTGAAAGAGCCATCCATGCCAAAGAACTGTGCCTTGGCACCTTCATTGACATCGAGGGCGCTTTCGACAAGACCCACTTTACCAGCATAGGGAATGCCTTGGATAGCCACGGCGCGGAACCCGGACTAACAAAGTGGATTATGAACATGCTAAACAAAAGAACTATAAGGTATGCAGGTGAACCGCAGGCCGTGGCGGCGGTGCGAGGATGCCCTCAAGGGGGAGTCCTGTCACCTCTGCTGTGGAACCTAGTAGTCAACAACCTTATAACCAAACTGAACGAGGAACACTTCTACACAATAGGCTACGCTGATGATCTGGCAATATTAATATCAGGTAAATTTGCCAGTACAGTCTGCGATCTCACCCAGGCTGCTCTTCGGATTGTAGAACGCTGGTGTAGAGAATTCGACCTATCAGTCAACCCCACCAAAACAGAAATGGTAATGTTCACCAATAAAAGAGCGCTTGGCAACTTTACCAGACCAACACTTTTCCAAACCGAGCTACAGCTGACCgatgaagttaagtacttagggctaactctcgacagtaaactcaactggaacaatcacatcaacaaacgtatagacaaggcgggagttgtcttctggcaatgcagaaggatgattggtaagaggtggggactcaacccaaaaattactctctggctctataagacaataatccgccccttactctgttacggtgctctggtttggtggccaagaacaaacctaggcaacgtacgagacaagctacaaagactccaaaggctcgcatgcgcggccaccactggctgtacgaggtccacaccgactgcagccatggaggtcatgttaagccttccaccgctgcacctacacatacaacaagaggccagtctctcagcggtaaggctgcgagcccttaatatatggtccaacatcataggagctcttcacacaacttgcctggctaaggtatatgacgaatttccagtgctcaattcgggcacggatcggattcataaacaagctatcttcgacaaaaggtacaaaatacagttatacgaggacgacaattacgaaggactcaatcctcgggagctcagaatcttcactgatgggtccaaaacagacagcggatcgggctctggaaccttctcagaagacctgaacatgtcaattaccactccgctaggagcccataactcggtattccaggctgagtgcatgggcatcataaacgcggcggctgccatcactgcaaggaaggtagtaggatcctccatccgcatactctccgacagtagagcagtcttgatggctctaaaaagccatatagtcacatccaaacttatacacgaatgccacgaacgactaatggaggtatgtcataacaataagatcaccctacaatggatcaaaggacacagcggatcccggggtaacgatgctgcggacgagcttgccaggcaaggatcgagtgcgggagcgattggcccagaaccgatcctcccgataccgtttagcaaggtacgctcaatgctgctggcacgtacagggaaactacacacagaacattggctaaaccagactggatgcagacaggccaaacaagccatgcctggcatcagcggaaagctcacaagggtgctccttcaattaggaaagacccgactgagcatggtgaccagtgtcataacaggtcatggactatttaacaaacatctttttataacaggtgtcacagacagtcccctatgcagaggatgcatggagacagaagaaacagcctctcacgtggtgctggagtgcagcggagtggccccatacagggcaaaacatctcggatccccgagagacctccccgaggtcctactcaacatcaaaggtttgataggtttcctcgaggagctgggctggcaggactagcccacccccatgtcacgcaaaataggcgccagtcgtcgagttgcggaaaatcgcccgaactacaatacaatacaatactgcTTCATTCGACTGCAGCAGTGTTGCAGCGCAGCATTGCTGTAGGAAACGTCaaattcaatatatttatttcgacAAATTGACATTTTGACGTTTTCAGGCAATTTTGTGGGCTACATTTCCGGaccttttttcataaatatgaatCGTGGGGCTTACCTTGCGTACCTACGGTGCGCAACCTACCTATTTggttttattcaaattcaaattcaaatgttttattcgtgataaacttaaaactaaaattacatactaaagtatactaaagctataggaacttataaaataggtaggagttgaagtttaccacgaaatggtctcgcctcagcataatgctgaaccgaaggtcagcgctgatcttccggcgggaccattttgggtcacgatcgcagccgtacgacacggcccaaccataagctgaacgcagcctttgtagcagcgaccagcgccatcttgtctactgtctatggcaGTACTTGACAATGTCATTTCACTAAGAAATCAAAAAGTTATGAGAATTTTCGTTCAATACGTGCAATATAAACCGGGTTTTTCATTCCCTTTGACTTACGTGTGCTTACGTAATAAAATGTCATGTTTTATTGGAAAATAATTTATCACATCATTTTTTAAACGAAACAATGGCGTTCCGGGTGTTACTATAATCTTATCTTATTGAAAGACAGATTTTAGTACTCAAGTGGGATATATTTGTGTATCAAACAGatttatacatacaaatacatttatttctacagatatttattatatatttatttatttttactatatatttatttatttccagaaCGGATGTAACACGCAACGCCTAATGCTCAGTATTGCgtgtttatttaccaaaaaaaacacttttttttttatcacacttgtTCATAAACTTACCCCGTGTAATCAGAGAGTAATGTTCCATATTACTTACTTCCAGGGCAGTAATTTTCTAATGTAGTATTTCATTtatactataaactgaaattgatATCATACACTCCTgtaggacgttagccgcgtaagctgaagacgcgggttcgaatcccgccttggccaccggtggacttgtcatttttcttttttctgtatgatatctatttcagtttacaatttATATAGTGTCAGTgtcactacttaaaaaacataaatcaaaatattttcatgaaataatttggtttgttcCCTAGTTAATATACTATTTAGGTATGATAATTAAGTTgaccaaaaaaaaagaatgttatAATTATTCCTAGGCCGAAGTAATGATCTGCTAACGAAGTTCGTCTTCTAATTAATATAACTTGTATCATTCattaaacaacaataaaaagaCCTCATTTCAAATCAAacacactttattgcacaccttaaaaaaatagaaacaaaagAATATTACGTTAGGTGAGACCGGGGCTAGTTGTTACCGGGGTAAGGTGTTCCGGCGGTAACTTTGTGAGGAAGTGAGATAGCAATACATTTAAAGTGAAAAGCAGTAACATTTGGTAACGCGCAACTTTGGCACCAATTTTAGTTActtgggcattttcacttaaaagtgtaccatttactttttttcgaaaatccatcaactgttgggttatttctactcagaatcacaaaGACTCTCGatttaaagagaaaaaaaataggTCTCCAAataaatgacagttttgtaacgcattttcacatacgtTTAGTATGAACCGTTACAAAACTggcacccaaaatttgtatgaaaactggggacacttttttctttgtctcattcaatagtattCGTGATTCtaagtctaaataacccaaaagttaatggttttttcgaaaaacagtaaatggtatatttttttctgaatggTGTATGATGAAATTAACAATCAATACACGCGGACCTTGGTAAATAGATCTAGAATTAAATCCCTTCCTCTTCTCAGCAGTTTAACACTTACGTCGCCAGAATCCCCCTTCTTGAGACTGGCGGGAAGGGGCAGAGGAAAGTTCTTCGGCGGGATTTCCACGTTATAGTAGCGATATGTGCCCTTAAAAAAATAGCTGTGTTACTTATTATATGAACATTTGTTTGTTGCAAACTCCTCTTAAATATATATCATTCCTACCTTTAGCTTGTCTTCATTAATACCATAGGGTAATTGCCTGACTATTCAAATCAGTTTTTAGAATTGCCAAAACGATAAACCACTATGagatttgtatgaaaacagaacaagtgacgtcacggtcaagttattattaaatagaaattgtgacataaaataaatgaagtctacgttttatttatcatatggtgtgaaataaattattttatataggcAACATTCCTATAATACAGGACCCGACATTTTGTACACACAAAATATAAGTAGTGTAAATTAAATAGGCATTTCAATTTTATTGTCATTTTGACAAGACTAAAGGCCGGTTGCGTTAAACCCACAGACCTGTCATTTTTATGCTTACGCAATTAAACTATTACCGTTGAAAAGTGTCCTAAATTTTATGGCATGATAAATGTCATAGTACATTGCTGATTGCTGTAAATCAGTCTGACAGAAATGCTTAGTGCAACTGACGCTACAATCAAAACATACAAGCATATGTTTATTTGATATATCTATAGATATACTTAATGTAATACTACCGTTCTCAAATAGATTATCAACAATTGATTATTTGTCGATGTTGTCCAAGTAGACTATAACAGCTACTTTTGAACGCGAATTGTAGAGATTTATCTCTATTTGTAAAACTGGgggatacttttggcgcgttgtttcatccactAAGTACTTATTGATCCTGACTGCACACTTCGTAGATTAGAGTAATTCTACCTAAACAATATGAaatataacagttttgaatgattcacggttagtttcactacttatattgaccgggataaagaccgtgattaccttttgtattgtttttaagcttccgatatttcgacgATTTCACGGTCtctatcccggtcaatataagtctaatatgaAATACAGTTTAGAGCCCtcataaatatcattatttttgaacgaatattatattaattatattatacttacgGGTTTAACTGGGCATTCAGTTAAATTAGAAAACGTGGCCGCAAATTCGTACATCCAAGGTTTATCGACAGCATCACAAGTACGAGTGCTGAAATCGATTGTGTTGCCACTTGGCAGCAAGTAGGAAAACTTTACCTGAAATTAATATTCTCTTAGGTTTTACAACTTTTTATTTGCTTACTCTGTGGTAAATATGGTGTACGTGACTGTATATGAAATCCATAAAAcaattttaggaaaaaaaaataaggaaagCCTCTCTAGATTGGTGTTTTTCACACTCGAAAACACAAGTATATCATCtatcaggtgacaaccaaactCACTAATTGGTCATTTCTATTTATAGTTGTACCTAAAATTggtgggacactttttttctcgtattaagatcgagctcgtgattctgatgAGTAGGAATAATATAACAATTCCAAAATCTAAAATGCAATTACATAGAGCAAccttaaatacatacctatgcCCAATTACCTTCacaatagacctgtaccaataacttctgaggttataagaatattaatgttgcttattttttatatatagtttccagaccatatactaaacctaaaaataatattttgtgtcatcctaggtatttgcttaggtagaaatttaggtatttcttttttcaatcagcattctgtaaaaaaaatattcgagacgaaattctttgtttccctgtaaaggcaaagtggcttccgacgtacacacgcattttgtgtcattttcatccacggctataatggcatttaataaatacctaatattgatcctaaaacgcctaaaaaaatattagagtcggtaagtgaagtgttgtactttacagaacattgttatatgttattcaaacaaatctgtgtcaaattcatccaccgcttttatttaaaaaaaatttttttctaattaacaccctgtatctgccacaaaaaaaaattcatattattaagtttacgtctacaatattataataccacattgagacatcattcataatttgggtcattttgatccacggtttttttactatctggcaaaataaaactcaattgagcaaggagggcgtgcgcggggaagggtacctacgcgggtggggtgcttattatacttgccgcaatatcagctggcgactgagatcataatactatctcctttacccttgttaagaccaaccaagagatggcattatgagctgtctcgccactaagttttgcgatacagtgtatttatttcattcggaggcataattacattgtcttatcaatcttaccgtagtaggtatatcaatataattaaaaataaactgtaggctgcactcctcatactgaccaacatttgtgacgttcctaatcaaaaggtaccactttctctgacaggttatttgtataaagatataatcaaatttcgtctttatggtaaacgacaaagtggtacctaccttttgattgagaatgtcacaacagcgacttaaaaattactcttgtttcgatttttagtagactttttaagtttattttaagacgcaatttattgtgatttttgttatgtttaagcgtggcaagcaacattaattacattgatgatgatgttcattaaatacaatattttttcatactatactgaactgtcaccctatacatgagaatgaacagcgccctcttgacaatgatcatatattaggtcaggctttaatatgtgtcataatttagtaaagtcccctttgtggattctaagtttccgagttacagcagtttagtgaaagcgtttttttttaaatataaattaagggttgaataaataggaaagaaaatttgattatttttgcgctacgacgcacggtttaggagatacagccctataaagttttttttattgtttttttctttttttcttttttacattgtgttttttgtatattactttggggtttcataaaggggaacgaaaatttaattatttttgcgctacgacgcacggtttaggagatacagccctatatagatttttttctttttcttttttacgtttataaatcttaattaagggcttcttaaggggaacgaaaatttgattatttttcgctaccatgcacggtttaggagatacatccctaaagttttttttgttgttttttttttctttttttgtcattgcgttttttgttattactttggggtttcataaaagggaacgaaaattttattatttttgcgctacgacgcacggtttaggagatacagccctaaaatgtttttttttttttttcttttttgcgtttttaaatcttaattaggggcttcttaaaggggaacggatattgattatttttgcgctacgatgcacggtttaggaaatacagccctataaagtttttttgttattatttttttctttctttttcttgtttttgtatattattttggggcttcataaaggggaacgaaaattttattatttttgcgctacgacgcatggtttaggtgatacagccctataaagatttttttttttaattttgcgttttttttaaatataaattatgggttgcataaaggggaacgaacattttattgtttttgcggtaccacgcacggtttaggagatacagctctataaagttttttttcctggttttttttgttttttttttaagtattaattacgggtttcttaaaggggttttttaaattatttttgcgctacgacgcatggtttaagagatacagccctataatgattttttttttaattttgcgttttttttaaatataaattatgggttgcataaaggggaacgaaaattttattatttttgcgctacgacgcatggtttaggagatacagccctataaagatttttttattgttttttttttctatttttcttttttacatttgtgttttttgtatattactttggggtttcataaaggggaacgaaaattttattatttttgcgctacgacacatggtttaggagatacagccctataaagactttttttaaattttgcgtttttttaaatataaattatgggttgcataaaggggaacgaaaattttattgtttttgcggtaccacgcacggtttaggagatacagctctataaagttttttttcctggtttttttgttttttttttaagtattaattacgggtttcttaaagggttttttttttaattatttttgcgctacgacgcatggtttaagagatacagccctataatgtttttttttaaattttgcgttttttttttaaatataaattatgggttgcataaaggggaacgaaaattttattatttttgcgccaccacgcacggtttaggagatattatatctatatatatatagctataatagctctataaagtttttttcctggttttttttaaagttttaattaagggtttcttaaggggaacgaaaatttgattatttttgtgctacgatgcacggtttaggagatgcagccctataaagattttttcctcttttttttcttttttgcgtttttaaatcttaattaggggcttcttaaaggggagcgaaaatttgattatttttgcgctacgatgcacgatataggagatacagctaatacagccctataaagattttgtttcttttttttttattgtatttttcatgtattacttttgggttacataaaggggaacgaaaattttattatttttgcgctacgacgcatggtttaggagatacagtcctatatatttttttacaatgcatgtgctcgaaaagtgcgtttcctacggagccatatcgtgcggaaagtactgcttttccgcactagtgctttttgttttcaatttttttttacagtacaaatggtgctactttctcgcactagtgcggaaaagagcacttaccgtgcatatgtcgaaagtttaaagggccatatgtactgtaaaacgtacgatacacgtgcgaataggtaattcgcaactcgtgtcgatttaaaacactccttttaataattaaacttatttgccatgacatgtttttttatttactcgcacaatgcatagtaaaacattgtatgatacacgtgcgtaaagatgatttccgcacttgttgcataaatagcaattttttttatcgaagaatgaaagaaagtcacggtattaataaccaaattttactttagtggtaccttttccctatcactgtcacaaatgtatgtggcgttcacgtaaacgcgatatttttaagatttccctgcgcaatgttgccagctcgctcgcaaatcaaacatgtacttacagttcttttgcataatggtgacattgtacaatatctatgagttttaaataggtaaaagataattcgacgcattctttgcttgcttgttgcttgttgttgtgttgtttgcgtaacttctttgaataagttgcattaatttggcgcacaggcgaagtaaacatgcgttgcgtacggcaaggtcacgccgcggccccaccctgcacggcctccgttgcccattcagaccgcccgctagcttcgtttgaacgcaaataatatttttgtaatatttgtttatgcagtggatgcaagtgacacaaattcatacatcttatttatcccgcatttcaaattaataagatgtaaactctaatatctttaatattcttttgtaacggtgacagcctgttacaacaaaatcatcaaatatcttatgaagctatgccttaataagacacaaaatcatttaatggacctatttaaacgattaaattcgacctaagtaattttttttaactctaatttttttttgtgtcatttagaatattatgacatagtatcagattgcagtggacgtaattgacacaaactatgttttcacactaaaaacactatcctgaatgcaacacagttacatgttttctcttgaatatttttttctccaagataattcaaaataaaaaataattaccacaaaataacaaattactagaaaagcaaattatatatatgacacaaaacaaaatgtaagatttacatcttaacaaagtattcataagcgaaaacagaattgactttaatatttttataaccttggggtcaaaatatagccagcggtacaggtctacaaGTTCTTAGCCATAATGAACCGTATTTGTACCAAAATGagtattttttgtttcattgttttttactgATTGGTGAGTTTtggtatatgtaggtatatactcCGGAACAGAACGACAGCTCTCTACACTAGCCGTGAGCCCGTAACATTATTGCCAAAAGTAGCGTGTATAGTTGCAGTGATGTAAGTGAGGTAGGGTTTGGCACCGATGTTCCTATGTAGGTACTCCGGGATAGAACAGTTCTGTCGTGTACTAACCGTGACATTATTGCCAAAAGTCGTGTGTATAGTAGCAGTAATGTTGGTGAGGTAGGGACCGTTGCGCCGACGCCGCACCGTAAAAACCTGCACGTTAGTTATAAACAACGGGTTCGCATATTTCACAACGGCTCCCTCTTGCATAAGTCGAAGTTTCTGCTTTTAAAAGATAggattaaaggaaaaaatctaGTAATCGTTAAAGAATTTTTAATCACTTGGGCAGAgacgacattttttttttcatgccaGAATACATTACATTTTCAGCTATTGCTAAGTACATATGAAATAGAATATTGAGCAGATTCAGATCCCTTGCAATTGTTCTACATGGCTTATGGTAattggaagtcgccagcagcatgctgagatggggccatttcgtgacattttattttcactatgttctttaaatgtatgtctattgtctgtgtgtttacgaataa
This window encodes:
- the LOC134750356 gene encoding uncharacterized protein LOC134750356, which translates into the protein MQEGAVVKYANPLFITNVQVFTVRRRRNGPYLTNITATIHTTFGNNVTVKFSYLLPSGNTIDFSTRTCDAVDKPWMYEFAATFSNLTECPVKPGTYRYYNVEIPPKNFPLPLPASLKKGDSGDVSVKLLRRGRDLILDLFTKVRVY